The nucleotide window GGCTGGGCATAAGCGCTATACCCTACCTCGGAGGCCTTACTGAGTGGCTGTGGGTGGTACCGGTAGTATATTTCCTGGTAGCGCTGCGTAGCTTCTACGAACAGGGCTGGGGCAAAACACTGGCCAAATCCTTGTTGCTGGGGTTCACCTACTTTCTCACCCTGACGTTCTGCGTTGTCGGCGTGATTCTATTGGGCGTAGCCGTTTTCTAAGGCGTCAGTTGGTTGTTGATAGTTGTCAGGTGGGCAGAAACTATACAGCCGCGCTATCCCTATGCTAAACCTGACAACTGGCAACCGACATCTCCCTTACAGCCCGAAGATGCCGCCGCCTTTCTTCTTGTCTTTGCTCTTCGACTTTTTCTTGTCCTTGTCGGAGCCGAAGACGCCGAACAGGCCGCTGGACTTATCCTGGATGATGACGTAGCGCAGCGAGAAGCCCACCGGGAACCGCGCCCAGTCTTCGCCCCCGAACTCTACGCTGGGCTTGAAATCGGCGGAGAGCAACAGGCGCGTGAAGGCCACTTTATACTCTACCCCAATAATCCCGTCGAACCCGCCAAAGCCGCCGTTGTCTTTGTGCGTGCCTAGGTGGCCGCCGGCGCCCAGGTAGTAGTTGAGGCTGGGCCCCAACACCGGAAAGTGCCGCTCGGCCAGCACCGTGGCCGACAGCTCGCGGCTGCTGGCCAGGGCAATACCTTCGAGAGTAGCCTTTTCCAGGATTTTCTGCTGCACCGTGAGGCCCAGGCTGCCGCTGCTGTAGCGGATGCCGCCGGCAGTACGGTATTTCTGAGCCTGCGCCCCCTGTGGGGCCAGCAGCCAAACCAAGACAAGAATGGCCCCCAGACGGCCTACCAAGCGAATCAAATTCATAACAACTACTATCAGAGGAAAGACGGAACCCAAATGGCCGCGTACCGTTGAACGACTGCGGCGCGTGCAAAGTACGCGCCACTTGTTGGATTTAGCCAATATGTTCGGTAGAGCCCGTACCTTGCGGCCCGCTTCTCACCTCCCCGTTTTCTTCCGTGTATCTTCACCATCTGGCCTATTATCTACCCACGCAGGTAGTTACCAACGAACATTTTACCCAGCTCAACGGCCTGTCGCACGAGTGGATTATGGAGCGCACCGGTATCCGCGAAAGGCGCAAAGCCGGGCCGGGCGAGAATACCAACACCATGGCCATTGAGGCCACCCGCCGCACGCTGGCCGAAGCCCCTGCCTTCCCGGCCGAGCAGATAGACCTCATCGTAGGCGCCACCTACACGCCCCACGACACCATTGTGACGCTGGCCCACGCCGTGCAGCACGCCATCGACGTGGCCGATATTCAGGTGGTGAGCATTTCCTCGGCTTGCTCCTCGCTGCTGAACGCGGTGGAAATCGTGGAAGGCTACTTCGCCATGGGCAAGGCCACCCGGGCGTTGGTAGTGGTATCGGAGCACAATACGGCCTACAACAACGAGGAAGATACCATGGCCGGCCACCTCTGGGGCGACGGCGCCGCCACGCTGCTTATTTCCAAGGAGCGCCTGCACGAAAACGACCTGCGCATTGTGGACGTGAAAACCGGCGGCGCGGCTACCATGGGCAAGGCCACCACCAGCGTGACGCTGAAACCCGTGGAGCGCGGTCTGGTTATGCCCCACGGCCGCGACGTATTCACGCACGCCTGCCAATACATGGCCCGCGTTACCCGGGAAATCGTGGAGCGCAACGGCCTTACCATTCCCGATATCAACTACCTGATTCCGCACCAGGCCAACCAGCGCATCACCAACAATGTGCTGCAAAATCTGGAGCTGCCCGAAGCCTGCGCCGTGTCCAACATCGAGCGGCTCGGCAACACGGGCTGCGCCGGCGCCGCCATTGGCCTGGCCGACACCCTACCCCAGCTGACGCCCGGTCAACGGGTGGTGGTTACGGTGTTCGGGGGTGGCTACTCGTTTGGCGCCATGCTGCTGGAGCGCTAGGCGCTACGGCCCCAGCAACACCAGCGGCACCGCGCCCCGGTGCCCGGCCTGATCATCCCAGCGCACCAGGTACCAGCCACTGCGCAGGCCCGGCGGCAGCCGCAGCGGCAGCACGTTGTAGCCCGCCTGCAGCAGCGTGGCCTGCACGCTTAGTTTGCGCCCGGCCGCATCATACAGCCGCAGCACCAGCGTAGCCCCCTTGTCGGCCAGAATCTGGACCTGCGGGGTAGTGCCAGCACTCACCGGATTCGGGTACAGTTTCAGCTGATTTACGGCCACGGAGCCGTCGGTTACCAGTTGGGGGCCGGTGTAGTCGGTTTCGCCGGAAGGCCGCACCAGCCCGATGCGGTAGTACACCAGCCCGCCGGGTGCCTGCGCATCAAGCAGCTGGTAGGCGGGGCCACCCGTGGAAGCCACGCGGCCCAGCCCAATCCAGTTGGTGGTATCGGCGCTGCGCTCCACCACAAACTCCTGCACAAAGCACTCATCGGTTGTGGTCCAGGCCACGTTCACCTGGCCGGCCGCTATGGTTTCGGGGGTTACCGTTGCCAGCGGGGCGGGCAGCATAGGCTGGGCGCTGCACCCGAGGCTGCGGAAGCTTCGGGTGCGGAGCACAAAGCGCCCACCGGCCACCTCACTTGCGGGGTTCAGCTCCCGGCTCACCTGTCGCGCCCCAATGGCGTAGTGCATGATGGCGCCCGGCAGAATAAGGTGGGAAAGCTGCTGCGCGTGGCCCAGCTCGTGCACCACCACCGACTCGAAGTCGAACTGGCTGCCAGTGGGCGCGGCTGGCCCGAACTGCCAACTCTGTGCGTCGTCGAACTCCATGTCGATTTCCTTCACGGTGAAAACCACGCTGCCATTGGGGCGGCGGCAGCCTTCGTAGTAGCTGGTGGTGCGGCCCAGCACGCGGGCCGGCAACTGGTTTTCGTTGTCGAAGCCCAGACCATTGGCCTCATCATCTTCGGCGACGGAGCCGGTGCGCTGGTCGCCTAGCTCCCAGTTTACGCCCGTCTGGCAGCGCCAGGTGGCGAGGGCGCGCCGAAAGGCGTCGGCCGCCCCTGCTCGGCTGGTAAAGTTGGCTACCGGCTGAAAAGTATAGCCGCCCCGGTCGTTGTCGTTGATGTGGTTGGGCCGCACGATTTCGTTGGTGCTGGCTTGCACGGTGCTCACGGCATATACCACCGTCAGCGTTTCCGTACTTACCGCTTCCTCCCGGGTGTTGCTCACCACTTTCACCGGCCCGCTGCCGGCGGTATTTTTTTCGAGGCTGAATGAAGGCACCTTCACCCGAATCTGCGTATCGGTCCAGCTCACGTAGTCTGAATCCTGGGGCTTTACTTCGGTTTTGCCACCGTCGTCGGCATTCTTGAACGCGACGTAGCCGCTGCCCCGGCTGCCACCAAAGCCACTGCCGCTGATGGTGAGCACCGCGCCGGTACCCGCCGTGATGCTCAGGGGGCTGAGCGTGGCTACTACGGCCTGTTCCTGCCGGGCCGGGCGAACGACCCGGTTCAGCGAATTGGCTAGCACTACGTTGGCCTGCTGCTCCCGCACCCGACCAGTGCCTGCCTGGGCCTGCACCTGCGCATAAAAACCGGGGCTGATGCGGCCGTACTGCCGGAAAGTTTCGGTGGCCGTTCCCTCGGCCAGGCTGTAGCGAATAACGCCCTGCTCACTGCCGTAGGCCATCCAGCTACCGGATGCGCCAGTACCGGGCAGCAACGAAGCGGTCAGGAAGAATACCCCTTGCTCGCCGGGCGTAAGGCGCAGCGTATTGGTAAGAACTTGCTGGTTTAGGCCCACCGTACCGCCTTCCGTCAGCACCGTAATAGTAGCCCCTGGTGCCCCCTTCCATACCTTATATATACGTAGCCGATGGGCGGTGTAAATGCGGCGGTGGCGGGCATCCCAGAACCCGAGTGCGTCCAGCACTTCCCCTTCCACAATGAGGCTGGCCTGAGCGGAACGCACGGCCGGGTCAAGCGGAAGCAGCAGGCAATGCGCCTCCGAAAAACCGGGAGCAACCTGCGTCGGCTGGGCCTGAGCCAGGGGCAGACAGGTAAGCGCACATAATACGGCGGCCGACAGCCGCGAGAGGAAACGTCGGAGCATACACAGTCAGGGAAGGCGGAGGCGGGCAGGTTCGTTTTCCATACGCAGCACAGCCCGGACCAGTCACCGGGTGCGGGCTATTTATTTCCGCTAAAACAAGCTGCCTTGTACCGGCTGCGGAATGATGCGCGGCGGCTCCAGTACCAGGCCAGTGCGGGCAGTGAGCTGCGCCATGAAGTGCTGCGTCCAGAGCGGGGAGTGCATAATATCTTTCTGGTGCACAAAGAAGTACACGGTTTGCAGCCCTGCGGCCAGCCAGTCGGCTATGCGGGCGGCCCAGTCGTCGGCGCGGCGGTAGTCGCTTGGCACCAGGCCGTGGCCGTTGAAGCGCACCAGGGCTGTAGCTGTTGTCAGCCGCATATGCAGCACGTCGCGGCGGCCGGCCACATCCGTTAGTACCAGCGTTTTGCCCAGGGCTTCCAGCATCTCAAACACGGCTTCGCGCAGGCCGGCATCGGTGTACCAGCCGGGGTGGCGCAGCTCTACTGCCAGGGGCACGGTCGTAGGAAAATCGAGCAGGTAGCGCTCCAGCCGGGGCAGGCTTTCGGGGCCGAAGGTGGGCGGCAGCTGGAGAAACGCCGTTCCCAGGTTGGGGCCCAGCTCCTCAATGGCCCGGCAGAACGTGAGCGTCAGGTCGTCGGCGTTGTAGAGCTGCCGCTCGTGGCTGATGCTCTGGGGCAGTTTGGGGCAGAACCGAAAATGCGCCGGCACGGCGGCCTTCCACTTGCGCACGGTGGGCGCATCGGGGATGCGGTAGTGTGTGGTATTCAGCTCGATGCTGTTGAACTGCCGCGCATAGTAGCTCAGAAACTCGGCGTCTTTGATACCCGCCGGGAAGTAGTTGCCCAGCCAGGATTTATTGGTCCAGATAGGGCAACCTACGAAGATGGCCGGCGGTTGTGGGGTGCCCGCGCGGGCCAGGGCGGCAGCCGTGCCGGGGTGGTCGGGCGGGAGGCGAAAATCAACGTAGCGCAGGTCGGAGAGGCGGCCAAAATCCATGCGGCAACTTACGGCAAAAACCGCCGGCCGGCTACCCTTACTCCCATAGCTATTTTTTCGGACCTGTGCAACCAACCGTTTCAACTAGCCAGCCGCCAAATGACAAAATTTTTTAACCGTCGGATTATCTTATTTATACGTGCTCCGGCCAGTGGCCCCTATATAATGCAAAAAAACGCGCTACCCAATCCAAAGCGCTATTTTATTTGCTCGACAGTACATATATTTTGTGCAAATATTCTATAAAAAGGACAAAAAACCACCCTATGCCAGGTCCGTCGATTTGGGCGTTGCCAAAAGCTTTTGCACACTGCCAGTAGTTTTGTCCCGCTCACCAACGCAACGAACACCTATGAAGTTTGTCTACCGAATGGATGTCTCGGCCTTGATGATAGCGCTGATTCTAGTGCTACTCTCAGCTCCGACGACCGGGGCCTGGGCCCGCACCAGCACCGCAGAAGAAGTTCCGGCCAAGAAAGCTACCCGCAAAACCGTGCTCAAAGGCCGCGCCTCCTGGTACGGCCGGGAACACCAGGGCCACCGCACCAGCAACGGGGAGCGGTTCGACCGGAACCAGTACACCTGCGCCCACAAAACCCTGCCATTCGGGACCCGGTTGCGCGTCACCAATCCCCAAACCGGTAAAGCCGTCGTTGTGCGCGTTTCGGACCGCGGCCCGTTTCGTCACCAGCGCATTCTGGATTTGTCCGAAATTGCGGCCCGCCCGCTGGGCATCGTCACGCACGGGGCCGTATCAGTTATAGCCGAAGTAGTATCGCCGAATACGCCCCTGGGCCCCACTAATGCTCCTACCGACCTGGCTGCGCTGGCCGCCGACTCTACCATCACCAGTCTGGTTACCATAATTGAGCCGGGTGCTACTGAAGCCGCCGACGTGGTGAAAGTAGCCGAGCCGGCTCCCACCTTTATTGTACAGGCCGGTACCTTCGGCGACGTGCGCAACGCCCAGGCCGTGCAAAGCAAGATTCTGGCCCTCGACAACAAGCTGAGTGTGCGCGTAGCCACCAACCTGCAGGAAGGCAAGCCCCTGAACCGTGTGATTGTGGAAGGCCTCGCCGACCGCGCCGCCGCCGAAACTGTGCAGAAGCGTCTTCAGCAGTGGGGCATTGCCGGACTCGTGCGTCAGAAAGAGAACTTATAAGTAGCCTGCGCTTCGTTACTTGAAAGCCCGCCGGACGCCTTGGTCGTTCGGCGGGCTTTTTTCTGCCCGCGGCTTCAGGCAACGCCCAGAATACGGGCAGGTTTTAGCGCATCGAACTCCTCACCAGGACTGGCAGGGGCGAGCAGTGTTTGCGCGGGGCGTTTTTTTGTCGGATGTTCAGGGCGGGCTTTTCCCACTTACTGCCTATGCTACTCTACATCCGGGCGCTGCTGCTATTGGCTCTGACGGGCGCCCTGACCTGGGTGCTCAATACCCAACAGGGCACTGTGCCCCCAATGGGCAAGTTCTTAAGCCCCTACCAGGGATTCTGGCGCAACGGCGAGGCCAATGACGACTTCCCGGCTGCCCAAACGCTGACGTTGCCCGGCCTGCAGCAGCCGGTGCAGGTGCGCTTCGACGACCGGCACGTGCCCCACGTATTCGCCCAAAACGACCACGACCTGTACTACGCCCAGGGTTACCTCACGGCCCGCGACCGGCTCTGGCAGATGGAGTTCCAGACCCACGTAGCAGCCGGCCGGCTGTCGGAGATTGTGGGCGACAGCCGCCTGGAAACCGACCGGTTTTTCCGGCGCATGGGTTTGAAGCACGGCGCCGAGCAGTCGTTGAAAGTGATGATGGCCGACCCCACTATTGGCCTGGTGATGCAGTCGTACTCTGACGGGGTGAATGCCTATATCCAGTCGCTCACGCCCCGCACCCTGCCCTTCGAGTACAAGCTGCTGGACTATAAGCCCGAGCCCTGGGCCCCGCTGAAATCGGCGCTGCTGCTCAAGTTCATGGCTTTTGACCTCAGTGGCCGCTCCGACGATCTGCGCATGTCGAACATCCTAGCTAAGTACGGGCCGGCGGTGGTGAAGGACCTGTTTCCCGATTATCCGCAGCGCGAAGACCCCATTGTGCCAGTAGGTGCCCCCCGCGACTTTACGCCGGTGGCCGTGCCCGAGGTACCCACTGCGTTTCAGGCTGCACTATCCAGCAAAGTGCCCCAAAACGAGCCCGACGCGGAGCTGGGCTCCAACAACTTTGCGGTGAGCGGGGCGAAGTCGACTACCGGATTCCCAATGCTCGCCAACGACCCGCACCTGCAGCTCAACCTGCCCAGCATCTGGTACCAGATGCAGTTGGTAGCGCCGGGTGTGAACGTGTACGGCGTCACCATTCCGGGCGCGCCCACCATCATCATCGGCTTCAACCAGCAGGTAGCCTGGGGCGTCACCAACGTAGGAGCCGACGTGCTGGATTGGTACCAGTTGAAGTTTCGGGATGCCTCGAAGCGCGAGTACTGGCACGACGGGCGCTGGAAGCCGGTGCGACGGCAGCTGGAAACCTTCCACGTGCGCGGCCGCCCCGATCGGGTAGATACGGTACTCTACACCCACCACGGCCCTGTAGTGTATGATGAGGACGAAAAGCCTTTTCTGGCCGAAACGCCCATCCGCCACGCTCTGCGCTGGACAGCCCACGAAGGTGCCAACGAAGTGCTGACGTTCTATCGCCTCAACCGGGCTCGGAACTACCAGGACTACACCACCGCGTTGAGCACATACGCCTCGCCGGCCCAGAACTTCATTTTCGCCAGTGCCCAGCAGGATATTGCCATCTGGCCCAACGGCCGCTTTCCGCTGAAATGGCGCAACCAGGGCAAATTCGTCCTCGATGGTACGGACCCGGCCTACGACTGGCACGGCTGGATTCCGCAGGTTCATAACCCCCACGTGAAAAACCCGGAGCGCGGCTTCGTGTCGTCGGCCAACCAGTTTTCGGCGGGGCCGGAGTATCCCTATTACATCGGGTGGGACTTTGCGCCCTGGGACCGGGGCCACCGCATCAACGAGCGGCTAGCCCGCATGACGCAGGTGACGCCCGACTCCCTGCGCCTGCTGCAAAACGACGACCTGGGCGTGAATGCCCGCACCGTGCTGCCGCGTCTGTTGCAGCTGGTGCAGCCCCAGCAGCTGCCCGCCGAGCAACGCCGGGCCTACGAAGAGCTCAGCCGCTGGAACTACCGCTACGCCGCCAATGCCATTAGCCCTAGCCTATTTGAGCTGTGGTACCCAAACCTGGTAAAGCGCATCTGGGACGATGAGTTCGGCTCGACGCCCGAGCGGCCTATGCGCTACCCCTCCCGCGACCGGACGACCACGCTCTTGTTGAACGAACCCAACGCCCGCTGGATTGACGACCAACGCACCCCCACTCGTGAAACCCTGGCCGGGCTGGCACAGAAGTCGTTGCAATGGGCCACCGACTCACTCACGCGCAAGTTTGGGCCGCTGGGGCCGGAGTGGCGCTGGGCCAACCAGAAAAGCACCGACATTCTGCACCTGGCCCAGCTGCCCGGCTTCGGCCGTATGGATATCGACTGCGGGGGCGGGGCGGGCATCGTGAATGCTACCTCCCAGCGCAACGGCCCTTCGTGGCGCATGGTGGTGGCGCTGGGGCCGCAGCCCCGGGCCTACGGCGTGTTTCCCGGCGGCGAGTCCGGCAACCCCGGCTCCCGCTTCTACGACGACATGATTGACACCTGGCGCGTAGGTCAGCTCGACGAGCTGGTGTACCTCACCTCCCCCGATCAAACGCACCGCCGCCTGCAAGCCGCCTGGACGCTACAATAGACAGTTGCGAGTTGTGAGTTGCCAGTCCTGAGACGACCAACACCTAGCGACTAGCAAAAGACCGCGGCCAACTGATAATTGACAACTAACTATGATGCTGTTTCTGCTGATTTTTCTGGGGGCCCTGGTGGCGCAATTGCTATTGCCGTGGTGGGTTGTTGGCCCGGTAGCGTTTGTGCTCAGCTTCTGGCGCGGCCAAAGGGGCGGGCGGGCTTTTCTGGCGGGCTTCTCGGGTGTGGGGCTGAGCTGGCTGCTCCCAGCCGCGTGGTGGCAGGTACACACCGGCAGTATTCTTAGCCAGCGGATAGCCACTTTGCTGCCGCTGGGCGGCAATGGCTGGCTGCTGGCGCTGGTAGCCGCCGTGTTGGCCGGGTTGCTGGGCGGCCTGGCCGCGCTGGCCGGCGTGTGGCTGCGGCAGGCTTTCCGGCCGCGCCCGCCTCAGCCCGCCACCACTGATGCATCAATGACAGCAAGGTAGAGTCCGTCTCAGAAAACTTAAATCAACAGCGGCCCACCTTTACAAGAGGCGGACCGCTGTTGATTTAAGCGCTTAAAGGCTGTGATACCTTAATAATACTGCGAAATGAAGGCGTAGGCTCCCAGTGTGTAGGTTGCGGCCGAGGTGAAATGGTTCCCACCCTGAATGGGACGCAGCTCTACCTGGCTAGCACCACGGGCCTGCATGGCTTTGTAGGCATCTTCGGAGTTGAAGTAAGGTACGTAGTCATCGGCGGTGCCGTGGAAGAGGGCCAGCGGGGCCTTGGGCTTCCAGTCGTAGATGTCGTTGGCCTGGAAGGCACTCAGCAGGGGCTGGTACGTGCCGTTGAGTACGCCGGAGCGCAGCTGGGCAGTGAACAGCTGCTCGGGGAGCTGAGGCACGTCGCTCGATGGATTGGCCTGCAGGCGCGTGGCGTAGGGCTCTTTGAAATAGGCCGTCAGTGGGCGGTTCAGGCCATATACCTTGTTATAAGTAGCCAGCACCCACACGTAGCTGCTCAAAAAATCCAGCGGCTGCTTCGACTGCAGAATGTAGCGGGCAAACGCCGTTTTGTGGTAGGCACCGGCGCCCGGTGCGCTGGCCGTTACGGTGAACTCGCTGGCGTATTTCTCTTCCAGCAGCTTGTGCAGCGCCATCGTGGCAAACCCGCCTTCGGAGTAGCCCAGCAGGAAGTTTTTCTGGTTGAGGGCAACTTTCTCTTTGGCGCAGAACTCGCGCGCGGCCCGCAGCATGTCGGCCGAGGCGGAAGCCAGCGAGGCGGCGTGCTCGTAGGGGTGCGCCAGCGCCTTGGAGGCGCCGTAGCCAATGTAGTCGGGGGCCGAAACAATGTAGCCGTTGGAAGCCAGCACCGATACCGCCGACCAGATTTCGCTGCGGGAGCTGTAGTAGGAAGGCGCACGGCTTTCGTCGGCGGGCGAGATGGTGCCGTGCTGGTAGCTAAGCAGCGGCAGCGCCTGGGCCACAGTAGGCACCAGCAGCGCCCCCGAGGCCGTTACTTCCTTTCCATCGGTGCCCAGGGTGCGGTACGTGAGCCGGTACACTTTAATAGGATACTTGGCCAGCGCGCCCACGAAGGGAATTTCGGCCACCCGGGCCGCCACTGCGCTATTGGTGTACTCACCGATGAGGGTACTGGTGAGCAGGTAGCCGGGCGCAGCCGGAGCTTCCGGCGTGGCTGTTGGCGCGACTGACTCGGACTTGCAGCCCGCGCCGGGCAGCACAAGCAAGGCCGCCCACAGCGCCCACGTCAGGCGCAGCAAACGAAAAGGAG belongs to Hymenobacter sp. J193 and includes:
- a CDS encoding penicillin acylase family protein, translated to MLLYIRALLLLALTGALTWVLNTQQGTVPPMGKFLSPYQGFWRNGEANDDFPAAQTLTLPGLQQPVQVRFDDRHVPHVFAQNDHDLYYAQGYLTARDRLWQMEFQTHVAAGRLSEIVGDSRLETDRFFRRMGLKHGAEQSLKVMMADPTIGLVMQSYSDGVNAYIQSLTPRTLPFEYKLLDYKPEPWAPLKSALLLKFMAFDLSGRSDDLRMSNILAKYGPAVVKDLFPDYPQREDPIVPVGAPRDFTPVAVPEVPTAFQAALSSKVPQNEPDAELGSNNFAVSGAKSTTGFPMLANDPHLQLNLPSIWYQMQLVAPGVNVYGVTIPGAPTIIIGFNQQVAWGVTNVGADVLDWYQLKFRDASKREYWHDGRWKPVRRQLETFHVRGRPDRVDTVLYTHHGPVVYDEDEKPFLAETPIRHALRWTAHEGANEVLTFYRLNRARNYQDYTTALSTYASPAQNFIFASAQQDIAIWPNGRFPLKWRNQGKFVLDGTDPAYDWHGWIPQVHNPHVKNPERGFVSSANQFSAGPEYPYYIGWDFAPWDRGHRINERLARMTQVTPDSLRLLQNDDLGVNARTVLPRLLQLVQPQQLPAEQRRAYEELSRWNYRYAANAISPSLFELWYPNLVKRIWDDEFGSTPERPMRYPSRDRTTTLLLNEPNARWIDDQRTPTRETLAGLAQKSLQWATDSLTRKFGPLGPEWRWANQKSTDILHLAQLPGFGRMDIDCGGGAGIVNATSQRNGPSWRMVVALGPQPRAYGVFPGGESGNPGSRFYDDMIDTWRVGQLDELVYLTSPDQTHRRLQAAWTLQ
- a CDS encoding DUF72 domain-containing protein; the encoded protein is MDFGRLSDLRYVDFRLPPDHPGTAAALARAGTPQPPAIFVGCPIWTNKSWLGNYFPAGIKDAEFLSYYARQFNSIELNTTHYRIPDAPTVRKWKAAVPAHFRFCPKLPQSISHERQLYNADDLTLTFCRAIEELGPNLGTAFLQLPPTFGPESLPRLERYLLDFPTTVPLAVELRHPGWYTDAGLREAVFEMLEALGKTLVLTDVAGRRDVLHMRLTTATALVRFNGHGLVPSDYRRADDWAARIADWLAAGLQTVYFFVHQKDIMHSPLWTQHFMAQLTARTGLVLEPPRIIPQPVQGSLF
- a CDS encoding septal ring lytic transglycosylase RlpA family protein gives rise to the protein MKFVYRMDVSALMIALILVLLSAPTTGAWARTSTAEEVPAKKATRKTVLKGRASWYGREHQGHRTSNGERFDRNQYTCAHKTLPFGTRLRVTNPQTGKAVVVRVSDRGPFRHQRILDLSEIAARPLGIVTHGAVSVIAEVVSPNTPLGPTNAPTDLAALAADSTITSLVTIIEPGATEAADVVKVAEPAPTFIVQAGTFGDVRNAQAVQSKILALDNKLSVRVATNLQEGKPLNRVIVEGLADRAAAETVQKRLQQWGIAGLVRQKENL
- a CDS encoding matrixin family metalloprotease gives rise to the protein MLRRFLSRLSAAVLCALTCLPLAQAQPTQVAPGFSEAHCLLLPLDPAVRSAQASLIVEGEVLDALGFWDARHRRIYTAHRLRIYKVWKGAPGATITVLTEGGTVGLNQQVLTNTLRLTPGEQGVFFLTASLLPGTGASGSWMAYGSEQGVIRYSLAEGTATETFRQYGRISPGFYAQVQAQAGTGRVREQQANVVLANSLNRVVRPARQEQAVVATLSPLSITAGTGAVLTISGSGFGGSRGSGYVAFKNADDGGKTEVKPQDSDYVSWTDTQIRVKVPSFSLEKNTAGSGPVKVVSNTREEAVSTETLTVVYAVSTVQASTNEIVRPNHINDNDRGGYTFQPVANFTSRAGAADAFRRALATWRCQTGVNWELGDQRTGSVAEDDEANGLGFDNENQLPARVLGRTTSYYEGCRRPNGSVVFTVKEIDMEFDDAQSWQFGPAAPTGSQFDFESVVVHELGHAQQLSHLILPGAIMHYAIGARQVSRELNPASEVAGGRFVLRTRSFRSLGCSAQPMLPAPLATVTPETIAAGQVNVAWTTTDECFVQEFVVERSADTTNWIGLGRVASTGGPAYQLLDAQAPGGLVYYRIGLVRPSGETDYTGPQLVTDGSVAVNQLKLYPNPVSAGTTPQVQILADKGATLVLRLYDAAGRKLSVQATLLQAGYNVLPLRLPPGLRSGWYLVRWDDQAGHRGAVPLVLLGP
- a CDS encoding 3-oxoacyl-ACP synthase III family protein codes for the protein MYLHHLAYYLPTQVVTNEHFTQLNGLSHEWIMERTGIRERRKAGPGENTNTMAIEATRRTLAEAPAFPAEQIDLIVGATYTPHDTIVTLAHAVQHAIDVADIQVVSISSACSSLLNAVEIVEGYFAMGKATRALVVVSEHNTAYNNEEDTMAGHLWGDGAATLLISKERLHENDLRIVDVKTGGAATMGKATTSVTLKPVERGLVMPHGRDVFTHACQYMARVTREIVERNGLTIPDINYLIPHQANQRITNNVLQNLELPEACAVSNIERLGNTGCAGAAIGLADTLPQLTPGQRVVVTVFGGGYSFGAMLLER
- a CDS encoding S9 family peptidase; this translates as MPRSSSPFRLLRLTWALWAALLVLPGAGCKSESVAPTATPEAPAAPGYLLTSTLIGEYTNSAVAARVAEIPFVGALAKYPIKVYRLTYRTLGTDGKEVTASGALLVPTVAQALPLLSYQHGTISPADESRAPSYYSSRSEIWSAVSVLASNGYIVSAPDYIGYGASKALAHPYEHAASLASASADMLRAAREFCAKEKVALNQKNFLLGYSEGGFATMALHKLLEEKYASEFTVTASAPGAGAYHKTAFARYILQSKQPLDFLSSYVWVLATYNKVYGLNRPLTAYFKEPYATRLQANPSSDVPQLPEQLFTAQLRSGVLNGTYQPLLSAFQANDIYDWKPKAPLALFHGTADDYVPYFNSEDAYKAMQARGASQVELRPIQGGNHFTSAATYTLGAYAFISQYY